The DNA region AAAAGCTACGCTATCCACCCTGTCGCCGGAAACCGGAAACAGCATGCCCAGCGGAACATCCAGTCGGCGTGGTGTCGTCGGTTCAGGGAACAGCAGAGGTGAAGAGCTGGTAGCGGTTGCCCTGGCGGTCCGCGCCAGATCCTGTCGGTCCTCGTTCCTGGCTGCCGGCACATAGTGATCGTCCTTGAGCAATTGCTGTTTCAGCAGGGCTATTTTATGCGGAAACACCTCTCTGGGTAAAATTTTGCATGTTTTACAAAGCCAGGCACAGGTGCCGACTGCTTGGCCCATGGCTGCACAGGTCGCCATTAAACGGGTGCTGCCCAGGGCGATGTGCGTTACCGAAATATCCCGTCCGGCGAGAAACAGATTATCGATATCCTTGGCATAGAGGCAACGCAGAGGAATGGAGTAAACCGGCACCTGGCGCTCATCCATGAGTGAGGCATCACCATAGGTCGGTTCCGGGACCTCTTCTTCAGCCAAGATGCCGCCCGGCGTGTGTAGATCAAAATACCAGCCTCCGTGCGCCACACCGTCGGGGAACAGGCGTCCCTGCATCAGATCGTTACCGGTGAGCAGGTAATCGCCCATAATCCGTCTGCTCTCCCGCTTACCGGGGATTTTTCCTATCCAATCCAGCGCATAGCGTGAGAATCCATGGTCCTCCTTGTTCTTCAGATGATCCCACACACCAAGAACATGGCGCAGCAGTTCATCACGGATTTTTTCATTATCCGCGATAGGATGAAACGGAAAGCCGACCTCGATCCACCAATAGCCGGGCAATCGCTGATGGAAGCGTGTTTTTAAAATGGGGCTATCCGCCGCATAGCTCTCCGCCCAGGGCGGTGGATGAAACGGCACCGGTTCGCCCACGTCTCTTACGGCGAACAGGAGCGTGCTGCCCATAATGCCCTGGTCTGCCATCTCCGGCGCCCAGACTTCATCGAATTCATCCTTGGCCTCCCGTCCCATGCGCCAGGCCGCGCCGGCAAGATAGGCGACGGCGCCGTCACCGGTGGCATCGACGAACAGCTCTCCTTTAATCTCCAGTTCGCGCTCGCTGGCCAACTGGCTGGCCAGAACCGAAATCACTTTGCCGCCAGCTTTGTTGACACCCCGAATGCTGGTGTTGAGAAAAAGCGTAAGGGAGCACTCCCTGCGGCAAGCGTCATAAAGCACCAAGTCCCAGACGTCGTTGATCATGCTTTCGCGGCGGCTGGTAAAATTGTTGTAGCGTTCAGTGAGCAGAAGCTCTTCGATGATGCCACTCTCTCGGGCCCAGGGATTGCCGTTGGTTGCGCCCGCCAGCGGCACGCGGATTTCGCTGCTGCTGTTTCCGCCGAGCACCGGCCGATCCTGAATCAACGCCGTTCTTAGTTTGAGCCGGCTGGCGGCGAGAGCGGCGCAAACGCCAGCCAATCCGCCCCCGCATACGACGAGGTCAAAAGCCTCAGGGCAGACTGTTGGCGCGGTGCGGCCGGACCAAGTGGATGCACTAATTTCCATTTGTTATGAACCTGTCCTGCGTTGGTTTCGTCAGGATGCATTCTGCCAGCATGCTGGTCACTACACCCACAGCGAAAGAGCCAGGTATGATCCAAAGAAAAGAGATCAGTTGACCAAAGATCACATCGGCAAAGCCAATGCACACCGCCGCAACGATAGAGGTCAAAGTGCCGATTAAAACAGCATTTTCATTTACACGCGGCACAAACAAACCCATGAAAAACGGCACAAAAAGCGGCGCGGTGAGAAGGTTGACGGTTTTGAACGTCACTTCCATCAAATTGCCCTTGATACGGCCCATCACCAGACTGAGGCAAATGGTTGCCAGGCCGATGATCAGCGAGATCGCCCGCGCCCAGTGGACCAGTGTCTGCTGTGGGGGCTCTACTTTTTTAAAACGTAGAATGAAATCATTGATGATCACATGGCTGGATGAGTTGATGCCCGAGGAGAGACTGGACATGGCTGCGGCGAGCAGTCCGGAAAAGACGAGGCCGGCGATACCCGCTGGAAGACCTTGGACGATAAATAGGGGCAGGAGCGAATCCGCCGCATCGCTCAATGAAAGGCCCGCCATGATGAGTTCCGGATGGGCCTGATAATAGGTCATGAGCGCGATCCCTAACGCGGCCAAAACCACATAGACCAACCCATTCGCAATCAGAGAGGTGAGCAGAGCGCGGCGCGCCGCAGCGCTGTCCCGCGTAGCCAGATAGCGTTGGATGGACATCTGATCCGAACCGGCGGTGCAGACATATTGGCCGAAAACCGTGATGACCATGGTCATAAAGCTCACCCTGGCGCGGGCATCAAA from bacterium includes:
- a CDS encoding FAD-dependent oxidoreductase — encoded protein: MEISASTWSGRTAPTVCPEAFDLVVCGGGLAGVCAALAASRLKLRTALIQDRPVLGGNSSSEIRVPLAGATNGNPWARESGIIEELLLTERYNNFTSRRESMINDVWDLVLYDACRRECSLTLFLNTSIRGVNKAGGKVISVLASQLASERELEIKGELFVDATGDGAVAYLAGAAWRMGREAKDEFDEVWAPEMADQGIMGSTLLFAVRDVGEPVPFHPPPWAESYAADSPILKTRFHQRLPGYWWIEVGFPFHPIADNEKIRDELLRHVLGVWDHLKNKEDHGFSRYALDWIGKIPGKRESRRIMGDYLLTGNDLMQGRLFPDGVAHGGWYFDLHTPGGILAEEEVPEPTYGDASLMDERQVPVYSIPLRCLYAKDIDNLFLAGRDISVTHIALGSTRLMATCAAMGQAVGTCAWLCKTCKILPREVFPHKIALLKQQLLKDDHYVPAARNEDRQDLARTARATATSSSPLLFPEPTTPRRLDVPLGMLFPVSGDRVDSVAF
- a CDS encoding Na+:solute symporter, which gives rise to IYTTWGGLRGVVVTDVLQSFIMFGGTLLAILMIVKYSGSVHALLPAEWPQHWSEWKFFDARARVSFMTMVITVFGQYVCTAGSDQMSIQRYLATRDSAAARRALLTSLIANGLVYVVLAALGIALMTYYQAHPELIMAGLSLSDAADSLLPLFIVQGLPAGIAGLVFSGLLAAAMSSLSSGINSSSHVIINDFILRFKKVEPPQQTLVHWARAISLIIGLATICLSLVMGRIKGNLMEVTFKTVNLLTAPLFVPFFMGLFVPRVNENAVLIGTLTSIVAAVCIGFADVIFGQLISFLWIIPGSFAVGVVTSMLAECILTKPTQDRFITNGN